The following are encoded in a window of Lagenorhynchus albirostris chromosome 3, mLagAlb1.1, whole genome shotgun sequence genomic DNA:
- the MGAT1 gene encoding alpha-1,3-mannosyl-glycoprotein 2-beta-N-acetylglucosaminyltransferase yields the protein MLKKQSAGLVLWGAILFVAWNALLLLFFWTRPAPGRLPSDSALDDDPASLTREVIRLAQDAEVELERQRGLLQQIREHHARWSQRWRVPTVAPPVLPRVPVTSPPAVIPILVIACDRSTVRRCLDKLLHYRPSAEHFPVIVSQDCGHEETAQVIASYGSAITHIRQPDLSNIAVPPDHRKFQGYYKIARHYRWALGQVFHTFKFPAAVVVEDDLEVAPDFFEYFQATYPLLRADPSLWCVSAWNDNGKEQMVDSSKPDLLYRTDFFPGLGWLLLAELWAELEPKWPKAFWDDWMRRPEQRQGRACVRPEISRTMTFGRKGVSHGQFFDQHLKFIKLNQHFVPFTQLDLSYLRQEAYDRDFLARVYGAPLLQVEKVRTSERSELGEVRVQYTSRDSFKAFAKALGVMDDLKSGVPRAGYQGIVSFLFRGRRVHLAPPQTWDGYDPSWN from the coding sequence ATGCTGAAGAAGCAGTCTGCAGGGCTCGTGCTGTGGGGCGCCATCCTCTTTGTGGCCTGGAACGCCCTGTTGCTCCTCTTCTTTTGGACGCGCCCGGCGCCTGGCAGGCTGCCCTCAGACAGTGCTCTCGATGACGACCCCGCCAGCCTTACCCGGGAGGTGATCCGCCTGGCCCAGGATGCTGAGGTCGAGTTGGAGCGGCAGCGGGGGCTGTTGCAGCAGATCAGGGAGCATCATGCTAGGTGGAGCCAGCGGTGGAGGGTGCCCACCGTGGCCCCGCCTGTCCTGCCGCGCGTGCCTGTGACCTCTCCGCCAGCTGTGATCCCCATCCTGGTCATCGCCTGTGACCGCAGCACCGTCCGGCGCTGCCTGGACAAGCTGCTGCATTATCGGCCTTCGGCCGAGCACTTCCCCGTCATCGTCAGCCAGGACTGCGGGCACGAGGAGACAGCCCAGGTCATCGCCTCCTACGGCAGCGCCATCACACACATCCGGCAGCCCGACCTGAGCAACATCGCAGTGCCGCCCGACCACCGAAAGTTCCAGGGCTACTACAAGATTGCCCGGCACTACCGCTGGGCGCTGGGCCAGGTCTTTCACACGTTCAAGTTCCCAGCAGCTGTGGTGGTGGAGGATGACCTGGAGGTGGCTCCAGACTTCTTCGAGTACTTCCAGGCCACGTACCCGCTGCTGAGGGCCGACCCCTCCCTCTGGTGTGTGTCCGCCTGGAATGACAACGGCAAGGAACAGATGGTGGACTCAAGCAAGCCTGACCTGCTCTACCGCACAGACTTCTTCCCTGGCCTGGGCTGGCTGCTGTTGGCCGAGCTCTGGGCTGAGCTGGAGCCCAAGTGGCCCAAGGCCTTCTGGGACGACTGGATGCGCCGGCCAGAGCAGCGGCAGGGCCGGGCCTGTGTGCGGCCTGAAATCTCCAGGACGATGACCTTTGGCCGCAAAGGTGTGAGCCATGGGCAGTTCTTTGACCAGCACCTCAAGTTTATCAAGCTGAACCAGCACTTCGTGCCCTTCACCCAGCTGGACCTGTCCTACCTGCGACAGGAGGCCTATGACAGGGATTTCCTTGCACGTGTCTACGGTGCTCCCCTGCTGCAGGTGGAGAAAGTGAGGACCAGTGAGCGGAGTGAGCTGGGGGAGGTGCGGGTGCAGTACACGAGCAGGGACAGCTTCAAGGCCTTCGCCAAGGCCCTGGGAGTCATGGATGACCTCAAGTCTGGTGTCCCCAGGGCCGGCTACCAGGGCATCGTCAGCTTCCTGTTCCGGGGCCGCCGTGTCCAcctggccccaccccagacctgggaCGGCTATGATCCTAGCTGGAATTAG